tttttttcttttcaaaaaatattttatattcatataaGAAGCAGCAACATAAACAGGAGGTAAAAGTGACAGACAATGTAAAGCTTACCTCTTCATGCATTTTTGTCATCTCCCGGGCTATGACACATTGTCTGCAATACATTGCCATAAACTTTCAAAGCCGATTTCAGGAATTGCTTATATACTTAACCAAAAGTATGTATGCATAGCCAATCAGCTATTACCTAAAGCAAATTCATTTTCTGATCTATATCGTATCAACTCAATCATTGTCAAAACTTCAATGGATTGAAAGCTTATATAAACAGGTATTAAATCTACATCGAGCATGTATTTCTCCCACTTTTCTCTACTCCATGATGAAAATTACTTATTGAAGCAGGAGAGGTCCCCAGTATCATCTTCTAATTGCATCAACAAACCAAAACTTTAATACTTACATAGATTAAGGGCAAGAAATTGACCAAAAGCAAGAGGCTgtagtttcaataaaaaatccatCCACATCCAGGAAATGAAGGTTATTGATTCTGATCAAACAAGATATTACCAATAACAGAAAgcggagagggagagaaacgAGCACATATTGCCAAATAAACAAGTTAAAAGAAAAGGTTAGCAACctcaacaaaatataaagaatTTAACAAGTGCCACTGAATTTTGCACTCCGTAgtggttaatatttttttcttcatggagacTACTATAATGGATGAAGAGATTTTGACTCTAAGTCAATATgagataaacaaaaattttgtttAGGTAAATAAGAATTTACCTAGTGCCACCATGATGTAAAGAAGTTTCTTCAAGAAACTGCTGGAGCTTGTGTGGAGGtacataaaatatttgagtTGTCATCTCATTTGCAGAAACTTTCAGCCTCTCTCTTCTCAATCCAGCATGTTTAGGAAGAAACCCAACTGCAGcagtatatatgttataaggTTTATAAATCCTACTAATATTTGGAACCAACAAGCATGACAGCCCCCAGTAACGAGTAAGAAAATTACCAAATGTAAATTCATCAGTTTCCAAACCAGAGGCAGAAAGAGCAGTTACAAGAGCAGAAGGCCCAGGGATTGGAATAACAGGAATATTTTCATCCACACATAACTTAGCCTGCACCAGGATTTcagatatattttcattttaatttcgAGATAAAGCAAGTGGAAACAGAACTGCAAACTTCCAACCAAAACCCGAGTATGTTTTAACCTCCAGAAACAGTAAAATATGCATATTACTCAGATACTTCCAAGCGCCTTACAAATTTTGAAACGAAGCAATCATATATTTGTAATCATCAAGTACATAACTTTTCCAGACCATACCATCGAGTTCATGTCATATTTTCCTCTGCTTCCACTGAATACAAAGTATAGATAAACACAAACACGCAGAACACATACACAAAAAGCTCATTACTAAACAACTAGTGTACCGTATTTAGGCACTAAAGTACTTCCATAGATTGAGCAACATTCTAAATTTAATCTGGCTCAATTCAGGCTGAAAGTTTATGGATTGTTTCCACCGAAAACTGTTTGAAGATACATTTTACCACAGTAAGCGCATGATGGAGGCATCGGTTATACTTGAAGGGGTTTCTTTAGACTGATCATTCAGAAGTAGAGCACATGAACAAAATAGCAAAAGTAACTCACAAAAAAGACAATGGCCAACAAACTCACCAATTCCATACCAGGATCGCTGATGCCAGGTGTCCCCGCATCGCTTATTAAAGCCACGATTTCTCCCTGCTTCAGCCTCTTCAGCACAGCCTGTTCTCTTTGAGATTCATTGAATTTGTGATAACTCAGCTGAAATCAAATTCTAAAGAACACAATGAGAAAGAACGGAAAAGAAGATAAGCTCTACaaatacacacatatattaaaGCTTGTAAGATACTCACAAGGGGGGTTTTGATATTGTAATGGTGAAGCAACTTCCCCGAATGCCTCGTGTCCTCGGAAAGTATCACAGCAGCCGACCTTAAAACCCGGAGAGCACTGCATTCGCGAAACAGGCACATAAAAATCCGCCAAGTAAATAGCCAAACAGTTTCAGTGATTGTGTGTATATAAGCAAGTACCGTAAGGTGATATCCTCAAGATTTCCAATCGGTGTTCCCACTAGATATAAGCCAGGCTTAAGGACGCCCtgctggaagaagaagaaaaaatttgtttaaaaggtcaagaagatgaaaaaggaAAGCGTGGGCTTACGCGTTTGGATGATTCTTCGGGGACCGACGAGGAAGAATCGGTGATTTGTGGGAAAGATTGGGGGCTGGAACAAAAGGCGAGGACGCCCATTTTGTTATTGAAAAGCGAGAGTGGTCTGAAAGACGTAGGCGCCGTTTGAGTACGGAAGAGATAAAGCCCTGGTCGAGATCGCAATGATGATAGAGCTGTAGTGAAAGAAACCGCCATCGAAGGAACTCGACGACTTAACATTTTGCTTCTTCCAGTTTGTTTTGTAAGGTAGACTTGGTAGTGAAAGAAACGCCGTGTTGAGTTTTGGGCCAAAAACAAGGACCTGGACCAGCGTTAACTTTTCGTTTGGGCCAGAATTGAATCCATGGCCTTAAAAAACGCTCCGTtcctatttattttaaaacgaATAACGCTCctcatcatctcaactcttaATCTCTTATCATCATTCTAtcattttatgatatgatattagatgattaaaaattatttattatattttatttataaatctatcatataatattatataatgagatgatgagaggTGATAgaaattaagatgatgaataaattttttctaaaactctTATAGTCATATGGTACCAGACGTCCTAGCACCTCAGGTGCATAATTTAGGACATTGTTTGACGATGTGTATTAAGTTATAATGCTTCtttattgtaaataaaactTCGCATATCatctcttcaaaaaaaaaaaaaacttcacatATTATGTCTCCTCAATTTgcttaggaaaaaataaaaaaagttacttcaatttcaaaaattctatttatcatctcatacatcatatactaatatatgatttgtcatttttgtcattctatttaaacatacaCATTGACATgtaaatatgtgtttaaataaaaagataaaaataacaaatcacatattaatatatgatgTGAGAAAGATAAATATCAACGAAACATTTCTCATATTACAATTACctattttttcttgatattttcgATCCATCTCTTTAGTTTGAGTGGAATGCAAGTTCATTTCAAGCGCATTTTCTAAATCACTTGATCAATAAAAGGATGGATAATTAACACTTCTCCTTTTAcgagcattctcattggattgactaaatacatctttaaattttaactaatatcatataaatttacatttgtctattccatttaaattcaatctccataatgaattatctatttactctctatataataataaaatattattaatttaataattaattaattacatttattttttccacattttgtagttcttccaattaaatgttaataataattatattctaaatgttaaatgttagttatattctaattaatttaatttatttgcttggagtgaaaaattaatattttaatatttaatgaagCAACTGTAGTTAACTATATTTGGTGAATCACTAAAGCTGAAAtccaaattattttagagatatCCAATCCAATGTGAGATCTTTTTGGCacagattatctaaattttaaccATCCTTCAACTTTGGCCAAATCAATCAAGATGTTCATATAGTTACCattgcataaaatatatatgctcAGAAGCAAGCATACCATCTCACTGAATGCAACCCGTTCAAATCCATTACTTTGCATGTGATAAATCATACACAGCTGTGAAAAATGTTAGGGTTCCCACAGCTTGCAGGGGTACATGGCTCGTGCCAGTCCCCCCTACATAATCCCTGATCAATTACTAAAACCCAGTTTTTATACATAGGTATTAGATACTCGTTTAATACCATTAAACTTTATCATCGTGGAACCACCATCTCGTCTCCTTGGGAGATCTACCATTTCTACAGTTCTTCACATACCGATCATCATCTGCTGGGCGTTGCtgcacattaaaaaaatgaatgaatagtGAGAAAGAGGTGAAAAGGGCGGATGGTTTGTGCGTGGGTGGGGGGACACGCTTAAAGTTCAACAATTGAACCAAACCTTGAGAGTTGAACTTGATAACATCGATAGAATGCTGATACAGATAGAGCTCACAGTCATGGCTGGAGACCATGAATCATACAGGATATCTGAAATATAACACATAATTCTGATGTCAATTAGAAACCTGATTGACCACATATACTTGCTTGAAGAATACAGATGGGAAATTTAAACGAAGTAACTTCTACAACCTTTCCTTTAAGTCAACCAAGGACTAAGGTAACCGTGGTCTTTTATCACGTCAATCATTTATGCCATCTTCACATTAATAACAAATTTTTGGAAAGTAAAATATGGCTCGAGCCAATAAGCTTTCACAACTTAGCAAGAGAGTTCAGATGACTAAACATTAAGATTGAAGTGCTGTCATATATCCAAGTGTAGAAGGTTAAACTCCAAGAGCTAACAGCCACAACCTCAAAGTTGGATATGCATGTGGTCCGGAGTATCTAGGCTGGAAAGTGAACACCTCGAGGATTTCCTACTAGTCAGGCCAATTCCTCACATTTTCAGGAGCATAAGTGTTCCACATTTCACCTCAAGACTTTGGCAGGAGTTGGGTCCATCACGTTTGCCTCGTAAACTAAACGACAACTAATAGAGTTTAgtaatgtatatatttatttattttaaatttgcaCACGTTATCAGTGGtcctaattttcattttttaatccatactgtatacaataaattaatctaCCTACTACTTAATAGTCACTTAAGTTTGGTCTTCAAATCAGTCATCACAGCTGGAGAAGCATTAAAGCCCTAGGGAAAATGAAGGTGTGGAGACCTCACATCTTGCCTTTGCCTCAAACAATAACAATTTGTTAACAGCAGCTCACAAACATGGAGCCAgttgaagaaataaaatcaaatagtGTAAAATGGTGAAGTACACAGGAACACATCTAACTACATTCATCCAGATGAAGACTTGCGCATCCAGAAAATAAGTTGTAATAATTGGTAGAGGGTTTgcagttttatattatattacagaGTCTTTGCTAAGCTGGCACGAACAAAAGTAAGCACTTAAAAGCAGACAAAGTGCAAGAAGTGTGAAAGTGGGAGTTGAACCGACTCTGATATGcacaaaaagaagagagagtgaaagaCTTCAtggcaagaaagaaaaatattccaCTGGGCATATCTAGTGTAGTTTCCTCCAAAATCATACTCCCTAGTCCCTCCTACCTTAATAGTGCAAGCACACTATCATATTAGAAAAGAAGTCCATCTATCCAATGAATATCTTTAACTACCAGCATAGATTCACATTCTAAGTAGACAGATAAGCATCCCCAATTTTCCAAAGAAATACCTCCTCataaattttcttgaaattaaaaaaaaaaaaaaaaaacgaagtaAAATGAAATTTCCTCAGACtatgacataaaaataaaatgaacccATATGGTAGAATGGTTGCAAAGAACTTGGACTACTAAAGGCTAGAAGATGGTGCCCTTGGGGCTTGAGGCTTCGGCAGGTCAACATTGCTTGACATACAATGGCGAACATCTGGGCAAGGGAAAATGCAATATGCTTGGTGCAAAtggctttcttttttcatgatATACCAAATAACATGGCATTTCCTCAAActatgacaaaaataaaatgacccATACAGTAGTATGGTTGCAAATAATTGCATGTCGAACTAATCCAATACtcaaaaaatggagagaaactATACCAGAGACAACTAGCAAGCACCACAAATTGGATAGACTGAATTATACTGTGAATTATTCCATACATGAAATTTCTGGGTAAACACTTCATTATAACACTCATCAAAAGCATGGCACCTTAATAAGGTGAAAAAATCATAGCTGTGCAAAGGACTTAGTAAGAATGGCATTTAACAGCTAGTAAAGATGgctattagaaagaaaaaattacaatggTACCTACCTAAGCAGATATGGCCGTTGCTATAAATGTGGGGGTGCAGAGGAGCTGGTGAGAGAAAAATCACCtggaaaaccaaaatcaatatATTACAACACCCAACATGAGAACAATTCGAAAAACAATCATcgactttttttctttataggtAAAAAATATCATCGAGTTTGAATTTACTTTCTAAGAAAGTGAGCTAAGatggttaaaattttaattctaaCAAACAAAGATCCACTCCGCTGAGCGTAATACAGTTACAAGGTACCAATTACAGAGTTCttagggacaaaaaaaaaaaagatcaaagaGAGAGAAGTAAAAATTGTGGTGGATAACTGACCTGTGGTGCCTCCATAGGGTAATGCTCGGGAAAATCAACTTGAAGCTGGTATGTTTCATTTGCGTACAGAGTCCCTGGAGCACCGTTGACTTCGATCACCCATCTTTAGCAGAACATAAAgcgtaaaaaaaaaaccgtagTTAGAAGATAAAACAAATTTCCAGACCTTCaaaaaatcaaagaaggaagaaggtgAATCGGAGCGTGGCTTGAGTATATTTTACCTTTGCAGATTATCAGTAACTTTGTGCTTAAATCCTGCAGGAGGATTAACCTGCCACTCCACGAGCTCTTTCTGAAGCCGATTGCAGGCGATCTTGCTTAGAGCCTATGTGCGTGCGATATAAAAATTTACAAGTAAATGAGAAATTACGAAAAGATTGGCCGAATTAGggcatatataaacataaaaacgTACAAAAACATACATGCACATATTTAAGCAGAAAAGAAAGAGACAGACATTCCGTGAAGGAGCAGCAGAGCTGGTCATGGCTTCCAAAACAGAGTCAGAGACAAGAGGAATTGAAGTCTCTGCTGCGTGGAAATATGGAGTTTAATCGGACAATCTAGACTCATCTGCTCTTCTTCAAATTTGCGTATGTACTAAGCTGGAACTCGCACGTGGGAACCGCAAACTCCACATTCACAGACTTTTCGATTTGGCCACGTAGCAACCACTTCGCATTTTTCAATCTTACAACTTTTTTAGACATATGATGTTTTAATagtctttcttaattttttttttaagaattataagtatttttaaaatatcgTATATTTATTATTGCAGGAAACCATGGACCTTATTCTTCTACGATATGAGTTTTGCTCACGTATCCAATAAATTGAATGacatattcaaataaattatgaCCGTAAGCAGAAATGGTTTGTGGATTAGGAACATTTATACGGACCAATAGGAGGGGAAAATCACTTATAGTTACCCGTCAATTGACTAGTTCGatgaaaatttctttttgtttttgtcttcgTGCTATTATTTTCCCACAGTCGCTACCGTTGAGATCATCTTCCCTAGAAAGGGCAGTAATTACTCTTTCCAGCTATACTACATGTCAGGTTCTGAGTTCTAGGTTATGCCCGTATGgttttttcatcatttaacGATGTCAGGTGACAGTTCCTCTATCGACTTTATTGTCACATTTCTCTGACGGTTGGATTTTGCACTTAGATTGCATCCTTCAAGTTCCCTTAGCATTGATGGTGTTGGTTAGGCGACTCCTTCTCCCCACGTTGCATTGTAAAGTACACGCCGCAAGATTCATGCACATCTTGCTAACTTCGTGGGGCGCGTACGTTCCCACAACTTTGGGATGTTGAACGTCGTTGAGGTCTATTTAAATCTTCATCATCGTCGCCGGAACCCACTTTGCTCTCTCCTCCTTTCCCAGAGTCATTTGTGCTTTATTCATTTCTCttcaaatttctctttatttcctttcttccaTCTTTCTGTTCACATGGCTCCAAAGAACCATTCACACTCTGCTTCTAAAAGCCCTAAACTTGCCAAACCTTTTGGTTCCTCGCAGACTCTTAGAGGCCTAGACCCTCCTGAGATTCATACTAAGTCACAAAGGTTTTTACGGGTTCTCGTGAAAGTCAGTGGTGACTTCTGGTGAGTTGGAGTCACTGAAGTCAAACTTCAAGGTGCTTGACATCGTTGAGTTTGAGGTGTGGTCCCCAACGAAGGCACCGTAGATTTCGAAGGGTACTCGTTGAAGGTGGCTTTGTACCCTAGCATGTTTTTCAGTGACCTTAGGTTATCTTTCTGCCATCCAGTTCGTGATGTGCTGGACTACTTGCATTTGGCACCTACCCAACTCCACCCAAATGCGTGGAGGATCCTGGtgtcatgttatgtcatttGGTGGCAAGCGTTAGAGGAGGCAGGTTCCGAGTACCCTGATCTCACCACTCATGAGTTTCTCCTTACCCACAATCTTCTGAAGCAAAGTGGCAACACATGCAATTTCCGGGAGTAAAAGGGTGGAGTTaaagcttctttttttaatttgccaAAGGGTAGGAGTTTCCGGTCGGACAAGTCAACCAGTGTAGTCTACCCTGTTCACGCCATATGGGGGGCCGTCAGCGATGACAAGAGCTTCTAACCATCAACGACTCCTAAGGAAGTGAGCCGGATCGAGACCGTTCGTACCTGGGTGAAAACCCATCTGAACGTTGTTTTTAATAAGGCCATGTTGGACAAGGGCAGCCTTCGACGATACTTACATCCTCCAGCCAACATGCATTTTGCTGACTGGACCATATCGATGCAGACGACTGTTCCTCAGGTCCGTAGGCGTTCCCCTAGTCCACCGGTAGAGGGGAAGGGTAAGAAACCTTGGAGGAAGTCTCTTGCCAAAGGTGACTCTGACGAAATGCCTATCCCTCATTTAAGGCAAACTTTTGTTACGAATTACGATGCTCGTTCAACGGCCAAAGCCATCACTGAAGAGGGTAGAGGAGACAATATTGTTTCATCACGCTGTgccttcttctccttccccaCGAGGGGCGGGTGGCTTTGATTCTCTTCTACAAGTTCGGGTTGATCCACCGATGGCCGGTCTTACACAGCTTGGGGGGACTCTCCCAACTACTTCAGAAGTTTTTTCTCCGACTCCGCCGAGCAATGTGGGGATTGTGGAACTCTTACCCTTAAAGGAGTTGCTCTCCTTGCGATTTTACGGCGTCTTTTTGGACTGTTGTATTCGGGAGTCCCGAAGAGTGCCCCATCTCCTGAAATTGACCTCGAGATGGTTCCCTCACCCTTATCCGAGAAGCATCCAGTTGGAGGCGAGGGTTTTCTTGACCGAGTTTCTATCTCGGAGTCTCCCATCACTTATTCCCTTGAAGTCGAGGTTGTCTTGAACGAGTCCAGTTTGGAGGGTGATGAAGGGGACGATGTTGTGTCCAGGAGGGAAATAATGAGGGTCTTGTCATGGGCTGAGGAGGTTCCACCCGAGATTGAGGTTGCGACGGTGTTAATGGAGATCAATAAAGCTTCATCTATTACTTCCGATGCTGGGGCTCCACTGCCTTTCACTAACACCATCACGGCCTTGGCCTTAGCGAAAACTGGAGTTGGGGTCGTAGTTGGCGAGGGTGATAAGGTCTCGACTACTTTCGTGAACACTGGTGTTTCTTTGTCCTTCACTAACACCATCTCGGCTTTGGTGTCGACTGGGGCTGGTGCTGAGGTGGGGATGATAGCGGCAGGGTAGACCGAGAGAGCCCTCATTGGCCCTGGTACAGGTGCGTCGGCGCTGGCGAGGCTCCAGTAGTTTCCACGGGCCCAAGGGTTGAAGAGATTTCTGAACGTGCCCCGGAAGGTGAAGGTGAGGGCGAAGGACGATAAGGTCCATCCCTGGCAGAGTTCGTGGTGGGTACTGAGGCATCAGGGGGTGATGCATCGCAATCGAAAACCCTTATGAGGAGAAGGGAATGCTGCTCCAAGGCCGGTAGTAAGCGGGTCCCGTTTTGACCTTGCCCAGGAAATGGCTAGGAGGTTGAGGGGGTTCTTCTTCGGGGTCAGCTATTAACTCGTTACACttccttttaaattttcttgGTACATTTTCCTTTGAAGCAAACTTGAAATTTCATGGTAGGCCGTAGAGTGGTTGGCGACCTTCATTGTGGACGATCGGGAGGGGCTGGAAGTCGAGAATCGGGTGCTCCAATCTTTGGCACGGTTGACTTTGTGTCGTGCCAaggaagagagtgagagaaaagaTGAGTTAGAGGAAACCTTCGTCAAGGTGCAGGTCAACCTGCGGCGGAGGCAGAAGAAGATACTCCAGCTTCGTCATCGCAAGGCCCAACTTAAGTTTGATTTGGCGAGGTCTCGGGAGGAGGTCTGTTCTCACCATCTTAAAGCGGCGCTTACTAAAAAGGCGAGGGACAACCTCCAAGAATTGTTCGATCTCCAGCAAGAAAAGTTGGATCGGCTGCAAGCTTACAACTCGAAGTTGGTCAAATTGCACAATTCCAATGTTCATTCGTACAAATGGTTAGAAAGGAGATTCGAGGAGGCCTCCAAGTATCTGCAGGAAAAGAAGGACTCTCTCAAGGCTAATCCCAAAGAATGAAGGACCTGAAGGCCGAGAACTCTCTGGCCCGTGCTAAGGAGTCTAGTGAGAAGGGTCAGGCTGCAGGGTTGGAGACCGAGCTTGTTAAGGCCAAATGTGTGATAGCCGCCTAT
This genomic interval from Juglans microcarpa x Juglans regia isolate MS1-56 chromosome 4D, Jm3101_v1.0, whole genome shotgun sequence contains the following:
- the LOC121259485 gene encoding LOW QUALITY PROTEIN: ribosomal RNA small subunit methyltransferase I (The sequence of the model RefSeq protein was modified relative to this genomic sequence to represent the inferred CDS: inserted 1 base in 1 codon), encoding MLSRRVPSMAVSFTTALSSLRSRPGLYLFRTQTAPTSFRPLSLFNNKMGVLAFCSSPQSFPQITDSSSSVPEESSKRGVLKPGLYLVGTPIGNLEDITLRALRVLRSAAVILSEDTRHSGKLLHHYNIKTPLLSYHKFNESQREQAVLKRLKQGEIVALISDAGTPGISDPGMELAKLCVDENIPVIPIPGPSALVTALSASGLETDEFTFVGFLPKHAGLRRERLKVSANEMTTQIFYVPPHKLQQFLEETSLHHGGTRQCVIAREMTKMHEEFWRGTLAEAKEMXSCHRPKGEITLLIEGKTKSMVETPSECQLEDELRDLISSGHSLSTAVKLVAGGTSVGRKAIYSLALRKFGKQLGAEDDSN
- the LOC121259486 gene encoding probable ubiquitin-conjugating enzyme E2 16, producing MTSSAAPSRNALSKIACNRLQKELVEWQVNPPAGFKHKVTDNLQRWVIEVNGAPGTLYANETYQLQVDFPEHYPMEAPQVIFLSPAPLHPHIYSNGHICLDILYDSWSPAMTVSSICISILSMLSSSTLKQRPADDDRYVKNCRNGRSPKETRWWFHDDKV